Genomic DNA from Haloplanus sp. HW8-1:
GGTCATCGTCTGGGACGCCGCTACTGCAGGAGCCGAGGCCGGGCTAGTGGCGGCGGGGGTCACCGACGGTCCGATCCGTACCGCGGTTCGGGTCAGCCCTCAACTCGACCCCGGGAGCGCCTTCGAGACGCTCGTTACCGCCCTGACTGCGAGCGATCGAGGGGCTGGCGCGTGGTACGACGGGCCGACGCTCGCGCTTCCGGTCTTCGTCGGCTGGCTCCTCGGTCCACTGTCGGTAGCGATACTCCGGTTCGAGTGGAGGGACCTCGCGTGACGTGGCGCGACGTCGCCCTCCGGGACGTTCGTGCCGCCAGCCAGTCGATCGGCATCTGGATCGTCAGCGGGGTTCAGATCCTCCTATTCGTCGGCCTCGCGGCCGTCGAATTCGTGCCCAACGACGGCGCGTTCCCGACGTACCTCGATAGCCTCACCGGGGTCGTCGCGGTGACGGCTCCGCTCGTCGCACTCCTGCTCGGGTACAAATCGATCCTCGCGGAGCGTGCCGGTGGGCAACTCCGACTGGCACTCTCCGTCCCCCACTCCCGCCGGGACGTTGCAGTCGGCAAATTCGTCGGCCGGAGCGTCGTCTTCTCCGTGCCGACGGCGCTCGCGCTCTGTCTCGCCGGCGGCGTAGCTATCGTGCTTGCCGACGGCGGCGTGCCGTGGCTGTGGCTGCCGTGGTTCGTCGGTGTAACGGTACTGTACGGGGTCACGTTCGTCGGTGTGGCCGTCGGCGTCTCGCTGTCGACGGCGACTGGTCGACGCGTGACCGTCGGTACCATCGGTGCGTATCTGGTGACGGTCGTCCTCTGGGAGGACCTCCATACGGCAGTGCTGTTGATCCTCCATCGGTTCGACACGGCGGTCACGAACGACATGCCGGGCTGGGCTCTCTTCGTCCGCCTGTTGGCCCCGAGTGAGTCCTTCGACCTGCTCGTCCGGACCGGGTTCGCCGTCGACCGGGCCGGTCGGTACGTCGACAGTGGCGTCGCGTACGTCGCTTGGCCGGTCGCGCTCGGACTGCTGGTCGCGTGGACGCTCGTTCCCGTCGCGCTCGGCTACTTCCGGTTCAAGACTGCGGATCTTTAGCGGATGTGGATTCGTTGGTGTGCGGGGCTTGGCTCCGTTTGTAGCAGTTCCGGGCAGCCCCGTCGAAATTCGCGACAATCATTGCTAATCGACGACCGAACAGGCGTGTCTCGGGATGTGCGCTGAGATGATCGGCTCTCGGAGTGGCCGAAAAAAATGAGCAGTTTGATGTAATATTCCTGTGCGGTCATCTGAGGGAGCGATCACACGACGGCAAAACAAAACAATCGGGAATCATCCTCGCTCGGATTCGCTGACTTTGAAACAGAGCGAATCGCCCTTGTTTCGCGCAACACCGGGGCATGATATGGGATTGATTGGCCGCCTCAAGATTGGGTTCGCCATGGCACGAAGAAGTGGCCGGGTGCTGCGATCCTATCCGAGACTTCTCGCGTTCCCGCTGCTGGGCGGACTCTCGGGCGCCGCATTCATAGCGACGCTGCTGGGTGGTCTCTACGTGATGGGTCCGTTGCTTCAGGGCCCCGGTCCGGCGATGTACGCGACGCTATTCGTCGCGTACCTCCTCGAGACGTTCGTTGCGTCGTTTTTTACCGCGGCACTGGTCGCGGCGACGCGGACTGTCTTCAACGGTGACGAGCCGTCGATTGGGGGAGCGCTCGCTAATGCTTGGCAGCGGAAACTACCGCTGTTGGCTTGGTCGCTCGTTGCCGCAGCCATCGGCATTATCATTCGGCTGGTCGAAAATGAAAACAATATCGTCACCCAGATCGTCGCCGGAGTCTTCGCAGTCGCGTGGAGTGTGATGACGTTCTTTATTATCCCGGTAATTGTTTTCCGGGATCCGTCGGTCACGGAGATGTTCAAGCAAAGCGCACGGACGTTCAAAGATACGTGGGGCGAGTCTATCGGTGCGCTGGGAACGATCGATGTGGTAACGTTCCTCTTAGTGCTTGCCGGCATCGTTCTGGGAGGGCTGACTTTTGTCGTGACGACCGGGTTGGGGACAGGCCAACTGCTGGCCACGCTCCTGATCGGCGCCACTGCCGTCAGCGTCGGCCTACTCATCGGGAAGGCGCTCAGTGGAATCGCCAGAACGGCGTTGTACCTCTACGCGACTCAAAACACTGCTCCCGAACGCTTCGACGACATGGATTTCAGCAAAATATAGTCGCTTCAGTCTTGTTTAAACCTTCAGTAGTTGATGTGTTTCGACTCGTTTGCTGAACACAGGGCGCAATTCTTGCACGAAACCCAGACCGATGTGCAAGTACGAAAACGACGATGCGGGGAAACCAGATTCAGCTCTTGCCAGTCGTGTGAACGTCGAAGCGAGTACCGCCCGCGTCACTCTCGCCGACCGAAATCGTCCACCCGTGGGCCTCGACGATCCCCTCGACAATCGAGAGGCCGAGTCCCGTCCCGTCTCTGTTCGTCGTATAGCCCTGCTCGAACACCTCCTCACGATCTGGCTCTGGGATACCGGCACCTTCGTCCGCAATGAAGAATCCCGACACCGCCCCCGTCTCATCGGAGAGCAACCCGACATGAATCCTGATCGGTGGGTCGTTGTGTTCCATAGCGTTGCGAAAGAGGTTCTCGAAAACGTGTCGGAGGCGGTCACCGTCCGCCTCCACTTCTACATCGTCTGGGATATCCACGTCGAGTTCGACGTCGTCGCTACTGACGGCCGCCCAGCTGTCAGCGACGACCCCCGCCAGCGAGACGGGTTCGGGGACATCGACACTCTCGCCCGCTCGTGACAGGGTCAGCAAGTCGTCGATCATCGTCTCCATCCGCTCTACGCTTTTGTCGATTGGTTCGACGTGTTCATCAGATCCCACCCCCCGAAGGAGTTCCGCCCGACCCTTGATCACATTCAGTGGGTTCCGCAAGTCGTGACTCACCATGCC
This window encodes:
- a CDS encoding DUF6159 family protein, which gives rise to MGLIGRLKIGFAMARRSGRVLRSYPRLLAFPLLGGLSGAAFIATLLGGLYVMGPLLQGPGPAMYATLFVAYLLETFVASFFTAALVAATRTVFNGDEPSIGGALANAWQRKLPLLAWSLVAAAIGIIIRLVENENNIVTQIVAGVFAVAWSVMTFFIIPVIVFRDPSVTEMFKQSARTFKDTWGESIGALGTIDVVTFLLVLAGIVLGGLTFVVTTGLGTGQLLATLLIGATAVSVGLLIGKALSGIARTALYLYATQNTAPERFDDMDFSKI
- a CDS encoding ABC transporter permease subunit, with translation MTWRDVALRDVRAASQSIGIWIVSGVQILLFVGLAAVEFVPNDGAFPTYLDSLTGVVAVTAPLVALLLGYKSILAERAGGQLRLALSVPHSRRDVAVGKFVGRSVVFSVPTALALCLAGGVAIVLADGGVPWLWLPWFVGVTVLYGVTFVGVAVGVSLSTATGRRVTVGTIGAYLVTVVLWEDLHTAVLLILHRFDTAVTNDMPGWALFVRLLAPSESFDLLVRTGFAVDRAGRYVDSGVAYVAWPVALGLLVAWTLVPVALGYFRFKTADL